In Pleurodeles waltl isolate 20211129_DDA chromosome 5, aPleWal1.hap1.20221129, whole genome shotgun sequence, one genomic interval encodes:
- the LOC138297198 gene encoding olfactory receptor 2D3-like, which translates to MTMSNQSSIAEFFLLGLTKDHNVKIILFSFFIVIYILTLIGNSILITAWICDPHLHTPMYFFLGILSFVDISYSTVIVPFVLDQLLHWRATSYNACAAQMYIALFLGGTECVLLGIMAYDRYVAIVFPLRYTVIMSTPLCIILASCCWLSGGLMALVDTYFTLQLPLCGANIINHFFCEVLSLLKMACADIFVTELVIFSAAIFILGIPSLFTAISYIRIIITIVRIRSSEARLKAFSTCASHLIVVTIFYSTAISMYMRPASKASENQDKMLSVFYTVTPPMLNPMIYSLRNKDVKAAVQKLFCRKTLH; encoded by the coding sequence ATGACAATGAGTAATCAAAGTTCTATTGCTGAGTTCTTCCTGCTGGGCCTAACGAAGGATCATAATGTGAAGATTATTCTCTTTTCATTCTTCATAGTGATATATATATTAACACTCATTGGAAATTCCATCCTGATCACAGCCTGGATCTGTGATCCTCATCTTCATACCCCAATGTACTTCTTTCTGGGAATCCTCTCCTTCGTGGACATCAGCTACTCAACAGTGATTGTTCCTTTCGTGTTGGACCAACTCCTTCATTGGAGGGCTACCAGCTACAATGCTTGTGCAGCTCAGATGTACATAGCGTTGTTCCTGGGTGGTACAGAGTGTGTCCTTCTAGGTATCATGGCATATGATCGTTATGTAGCCATAGTGTTTCCCTTGCGTTACACAGTCATCATGAGCACACCTCTTTGCATCATATTGGCATCCTGCTGCTGGTTAAGTGGAGGCTTGATGGCACTCGTGGACACATATTTTACACTACAGTTACCATTATGCGGGGCTAACATTATTAACCATTTTTTTTGTGAGGTTCTAAGTCTTCTGAAGATGGCATGTGCGGACATCTTTGTCACAGAGTTGGTAATATTTTCTGCTGCAATCTTTATACTAGGGATACCAAGCCTCTTCACAGCCATCTCCTATATCAGAATCATCATCACAATTGTGAGAATCCGCTCctctgaagccagattgaaagCCTTCTCCACATGCGCCTCTCATCTGATCGTTGTCACCATATTCTATAGCACCGCCATCTCTATGTATATGAGACCAGCATCTAAAGCCTCTGAAAATCAGGATAAAATGCTTTCTGTGTTTTATACCGTGACACCCCCAATGCTGAACCCCATGATCTACAGTCTGAGAAACAAAGATGTGAAGGCGGCTGTTCAGAAACTTTTTTGCAGAAAAACATTACATTAA